DNA sequence from the Candidatus Hydrogenedentota bacterium genome:
CTCGTAGCCGGTGTGCCAGTGGTACTGGTGGCGCGAATGGAGAATGAACCCGAGGTCCGCGGCCTTGTAGGTACGGATCAGCGTGCCGCGATCCATGATGCCGCCGATTCTCTCGAGTCCTTCAGATATCTTGATGTTATCGACGGCGGTGTCGATCGCCGGGAACGTGCTCAGCACCCGATCGGGATTGAGGTCCTTCTCGTAAGGCGTGTAGCGTTTTGGATCGAACGTCTCCGTGCTCGCCATGCCGCCGCCCATCCACAACACGATCATCGTGTCCGCCGTGCCGTGGAACGGCTTTCCGTATTCGTCCGCCAAGACTCGTCGTGGCGCGCTCGCGGCCAGCGCGCCCAACGTCGCGGCGCTCGCGGTTTTGATGAAATCCCGGCGGTTCAGATTGGTTCGCATTGTGCAATCCTCATTGACCTAGTCTGTCAAAAAGATTCCGATGAAAACTATGTATCCGAGCAGCAAGCAGGTCGACCAAGCGAGAACAATAAACACGTAGTAAATGGACAAGAGAGCTGTGCGAAAAATGAGCCTCGTTCTAATGGTTGCGTCCACAATGAATGTCCTTGCGCCTCTAGTATATCAGTTGGAACTCCGGCAGCATCGTCAATGCCCAAAGAAAATCGGCCACCCCTTGCGTCGTCGGTGGATTGCCGATGATTCCGGCAGCGATCGCCCTTTCCTTCTCCGTCGCATCCCGTTGCAGGGCTTGCTTATACAGCGCGCTTACCAACGCTTCGACCGACTCCGGCGTTGCTGCCACAAGGCTGGCCGCACCCTTGTCTAAAAACGCAGCCAAGGTCTGGCCGTTGGTCAACTCCACCGCCTCAAGCGGCGTTGCTACGGACTGGCGCCGTGACGTGACCTGCTCGCGGTTCGGCCTACCCATCGCGCGGGTCAACGGGTCCGACGGCACACGCCATGCGCGAACCTGTGGCGGCGGGGCAGGTTCGTCCTTTTTTCGCGGGCGCTCGGGCACGTTAAACTTCGGATCGGACTGCCAGGTGCCTGTCACCATCGCGATGGCGTCAAGGAACTGCTCCGCGTTCATGCGCCGCACTTCCGGCCCCTTGAACGCATACTCTTTCACATCCTCCGGCGTGCTCACCGAAGGCAACCGATAGGCGTGAGATTTCAGAATGAGCGCCATCGTGTGTTTCACGTTGTACCCGTTGTTGATGAGGTCACTGGCGAGCCAGTCGAGCAGTTCCGGGTTCCACGGTTTGTTTTCGATTTTATCCGGCGGTTCGACTAATCCCAGCCCCATGAACTTCGCCCAAATCCGGTTCACGATCGTGCGCGTAAAAAAGCCGTTGCCTTCGCTCGTGACAATCCGCGCGAGTTGCGCCTGACGTCCTGTCTTCGATCGCGACGGATCGATTGCGCCGGCTTCTTCCCACAGGAACTTGATTTGCGCTTCCTTACCCTGCGGCACGTCGCACCGCACCAGTTCGAGCGGCTCGTCGGAAAAGACCGACGCCATGCCGTACGAGTCCACCAGCTTCCAATGGTCGATGAAACTGTCATGGCACGACGCGCACTTGAGGTTTACGCCCATGAACACCTGCGACACCGTATTCGCTGCCTGAATGGGCGGGCGCATGGCCGCTGCCGTCACCCCGCGCCACACGATGCCGTTCACGAACCCCTCGCTCTCGGGCGTCGGATTGATCAACTGCGCCGCGAACTGATCGTAGGGCATATTCTGATACAGCGCGTCGAACAGCCACTGTGTGATCTGCTTGCGCCCGCCGTCGATATATCCCGTCCCCGTGAAATCGTTCCGCAGGTGATCGTTCCAAAAGGTCATCCAATTCTCGGCATACCCGAGGTTATCGGCGAGCAGTTTGTCTACCAGCTTCGCATGCTTGTCCGCCGCCGTATCGGCGATGAAGGCGTCCAATTCCAGCGCGGTCGGCAACAATCCTATTGTGTCGAGATAGACCCGCCGCGCGAATGCCGCGTCCGACACGGGCGCGGGCCAGGAAATGGAGTTTGCGGCAAAATACGAATCGATGAGTCGGTCAACCGG
Encoded proteins:
- a CDS encoding DUF1549 domain-containing protein → MAENTSTWRSACALSCFVAAIAFAQPPAPLPEPAKKVIDFGQDIHTILAERCADCHMQGKAKGGFSMDSREALLKGSENGPVVVEGNSPESVLIKLVAGLDPDAVMPPKGERLSDEQVALLRAWIDQGVKWYDVAPADAAYKPSLNLAHVELPPANEAAGITNPVDRLIDSYFAANSISWPAPVSDAAFARRVYLDTIGLLPTALELDAFIADTAADKHAKLVDKLLADNLGYAENWMTFWNDHLRNDFTGTGYIDGGRKQITQWLFDALYQNMPYDQFAAQLINPTPESEGFVNGIVWRGVTAAAMRPPIQAANTVSQVFMGVNLKCASCHDSFIDHWKLVDSYGMASVFSDEPLELVRCDVPQGKEAQIKFLWEEAGAIDPSRSKTGRQAQLARIVTSEGNGFFTRTIVNRIWAKFMGLGLVEPPDKIENKPWNPELLDWLASDLINNGYNVKHTMALILKSHAYRLPSVSTPEDVKEYAFKGPEVRRMNAEQFLDAIAMVTGTWQSDPKFNVPERPRKKDEPAPPPQVRAWRVPSDPLTRAMGRPNREQVTSRRQSVATPLEAVELTNGQTLAAFLDKGAASLVAATPESVEALVSALYKQALQRDATEKERAIAAGIIGNPPTTQGVADFLWALTMLPEFQLIY